The Halomonas sp. KG2 genome contains a region encoding:
- the recQ gene encoding DNA helicase RecQ: protein MHGAPHPAALKVLQQVFGYDSFRGPQQAIIEHVMAGGDALVLMPTGGGKSLCYQIPALLREGTAIVVSPLIALMQDQVAALQQNGVRAAYLNSSLDYHEAVEVENRLRAGELDLLYVAPERLATARMQMLLEQTRIALFAIDEAHCVSQWGHDFRPEYRQLSHLHQRFPQVPRIALTATADVPTRGDIMEHLQLQEAALYNSGFDRPNIRYHIAENQGNAKEQLLRFIGEHHDGEAGIVYCLSRRKVEETAAWLERQGVTALPYHAGLPAEQRQHHQTRFLREDGVIVVATIAFGMGIDKPDVRFVAHLNLPKSIEAYYQETGRAGRDGLPANAWMAYGLQDVITLRQMQQDSSAADQQKRIEQQKLDAMLGLCEITSCRRQALLHYFGDHLESPCGNCDNCLTPPETWEATVAAQKALSCVYRTEQRFGVTYLVDVLLGKSNERITRFGHDRLSTFGIGKELAANEWKALFRQLIASGYLSVDMAGHGGIQLTANARPVLRGEQTLTLRKPSNKPSKAKTARRGSKGASAPQGHGPLWEALRQHRKALAEAQGVPAYVIFHDATLAELVEQKPQSLEALGAISGIGARKLADYGDGFLAVILAHQGIHQDTPSVGSSALESAALLRKGLTPEEVAEQRGLAANTIYRHLSDVIQSGGLALEEVVDLNPVTLEQIRTTFAHYPDQGLKVVFEALEGRIDYPILHCVQASLAAPR, encoded by the coding sequence ATGCACGGCGCCCCTCACCCGGCAGCCCTCAAGGTGCTGCAGCAGGTATTTGGCTACGACAGCTTTCGCGGCCCGCAGCAGGCCATCATCGAGCATGTGATGGCCGGCGGCGATGCGCTGGTGCTGATGCCCACCGGCGGCGGCAAGTCGCTGTGCTATCAGATCCCTGCGCTGCTGCGCGAAGGCACCGCCATTGTGGTCTCGCCGCTAATCGCACTGATGCAGGATCAGGTCGCAGCACTTCAGCAGAACGGGGTCAGGGCGGCTTACCTCAACTCCAGCCTCGATTATCACGAGGCGGTCGAGGTGGAGAACCGTCTGCGGGCGGGGGAACTGGATCTTTTGTATGTCGCGCCCGAGCGGCTGGCCACGGCGCGTATGCAGATGCTGCTGGAACAGACTCGGATTGCGCTGTTCGCCATTGATGAAGCCCACTGCGTCTCCCAGTGGGGCCATGATTTTCGCCCTGAGTATCGCCAGCTCTCACATTTGCATCAGCGCTTTCCCCAAGTGCCGCGCATCGCCCTGACCGCCACCGCCGACGTGCCCACCCGGGGCGATATTATGGAGCATCTGCAGCTCCAAGAAGCGGCGCTGTATAACAGCGGCTTTGACCGGCCCAATATCCGCTACCATATCGCCGAAAATCAGGGCAACGCCAAGGAACAGCTGCTGCGCTTTATCGGTGAGCACCACGATGGCGAGGCGGGCATCGTCTACTGCCTCTCCCGGCGCAAGGTGGAGGAGACCGCCGCCTGGCTGGAACGCCAGGGGGTGACGGCACTGCCCTACCACGCGGGGCTTCCCGCCGAGCAGCGCCAGCACCACCAGACCCGCTTTCTGCGTGAAGATGGTGTGATTGTGGTGGCCACCATCGCCTTCGGTATGGGAATCGACAAACCTGATGTGCGTTTTGTGGCCCACCTCAACCTGCCCAAGAGCATCGAAGCTTACTACCAGGAGACCGGTCGCGCCGGCCGCGACGGTCTGCCCGCCAACGCTTGGATGGCCTACGGGCTACAGGACGTGATCACGCTGCGCCAAATGCAGCAGGACTCCAGCGCCGCCGACCAGCAAAAGCGCATTGAGCAGCAGAAGCTCGATGCCATGCTGGGGCTATGTGAGATCACCAGTTGCCGTCGCCAAGCGCTTTTGCACTACTTTGGCGATCACCTGGAATCCCCCTGTGGCAACTGCGACAACTGCCTGACGCCACCCGAGACTTGGGAAGCCACCGTGGCGGCGCAAAAGGCGCTGTCCTGCGTCTACCGCACCGAGCAGCGCTTCGGCGTGACCTATCTCGTGGACGTGTTGCTGGGCAAAAGCAACGAGCGTATCACCCGCTTTGGCCACGACCGCCTTAGTACCTTCGGCATTGGTAAAGAGCTTGCGGCTAACGAGTGGAAAGCGCTCTTTCGCCAGCTGATTGCCAGCGGCTATTTAAGTGTCGATATGGCGGGCCACGGCGGTATTCAGCTCACCGCCAACGCTAGGCCGGTGCTGCGTGGCGAGCAAACCCTCACTCTGCGCAAGCCAAGCAACAAACCCAGCAAAGCCAAAACCGCCCGACGGGGAAGCAAAGGCGCCTCTGCGCCCCAGGGCCACGGCCCGCTGTGGGAAGCTCTGCGCCAGCACCGCAAGGCACTGGCCGAAGCCCAGGGCGTGCCTGCCTATGTGATTTTCCACGATGCCACTCTGGCCGAACTGGTCGAACAGAAACCCCAAAGCCTAGAGGCACTGGGCGCGATTTCGGGTATCGGTGCGCGCAAGCTGGCGGATTACGGCGACGGTTTTCTGGCCGTTATTCTGGCGCATCAGGGAATCCATCAAGACACCCCGTCCGTGGGCAGCAGTGCCTTGGAATCCGCCGCCTTGCTGCGCAAGGGGTTAACACCTGAGGAAGTCGCCGAGCAGCGCGGCTTGGCCGCCAACACCATTTATCGCCACCTAAGTGATGTGATTCAAAGCGGTGGGCTGGCGCTGGAAGAGGTCGTCGACTTGAACCCCGTAACCCTGGAGCAGATCCGCACCACCTTTGCGCACTATCCAGACCAAGGGCTGAAAGTGGTTTTCGAGGCATTGGAAGGGCGTATCGATTATCCCATCCTACACTGCGTACAGGCGTCTCTGGCGGCACCACGTTAG
- the mtnA gene encoding S-methyl-5-thioribose-1-phosphate isomerase codes for MPHLQSRSLRVYADHLEYLDQTQLPQKEQWVRCGSPEEWQHAVKNLAIRGAPLIGLSAAFVLAQYAARHPQGDWQLVSDRLRATRPTAVNLMYCLDAMEACFEQGAATLAERAAELFAEDRALCQRMAERGADLLQSGDRILTHCNTGALATAGVGTAIGALAVAKQRGVTLHVYVDETRPLLQGGRLTAWEMADLAIPYQLIADSMAASLMAAGKVDKVMVGADRICANGDFANKVGTYMLAVIAHYHQVPFYVVAPYTTVDPACATGADIPIEQRDAAEIHGVSGAFGDVVWAPENAPVWNPAFDVTPAKLVTAWILDTGVFDAAAIAQGEHCR; via the coding sequence ATGCCACACCTACAGTCACGCAGTTTACGGGTCTATGCCGACCACCTTGAGTATTTGGATCAAACCCAACTGCCCCAGAAGGAGCAGTGGGTGCGCTGTGGTTCACCAGAAGAGTGGCAGCATGCGGTGAAAAACCTGGCGATTCGCGGCGCGCCGCTGATTGGCTTGAGCGCTGCTTTCGTGCTGGCTCAATACGCCGCACGTCATCCGCAAGGTGACTGGCAGTTGGTAAGTGATCGCTTACGCGCCACGCGACCCACCGCAGTGAACCTGATGTATTGCCTGGATGCTATGGAAGCCTGCTTTGAGCAAGGGGCTGCCACCCTGGCTGAGCGCGCCGCTGAATTGTTTGCAGAAGACCGCGCACTTTGCCAGCGTATGGCCGAGCGGGGAGCCGACCTTTTGCAATCAGGCGACCGCATATTGACCCACTGCAATACCGGGGCGCTTGCTACCGCAGGTGTTGGCACCGCCATTGGCGCACTCGCAGTTGCCAAGCAGCGCGGTGTGACGCTGCATGTGTATGTGGATGAAACCCGCCCGCTGCTGCAAGGCGGCCGTTTAACCGCTTGGGAAATGGCCGACTTAGCCATTCCCTATCAATTGATTGCTGACAGCATGGCCGCGAGCTTAATGGCCGCAGGGAAAGTCGATAAAGTCATGGTCGGTGCCGACCGCATTTGCGCCAACGGTGACTTCGCCAACAAAGTGGGTACTTACATGCTGGCGGTGATTGCTCACTATCATCAGGTGCCGTTCTATGTAGTGGCCCCTTACACCACGGTAGATCCCGCCTGCGCAACCGGCGCGGATATTCCTATTGAACAGCGTGATGCGGCAGAAATCCATGGTGTTTCAGGCGCTTTTGGTGATGTTGTCTGGGCTCCCGAAAATGCCCCCGTGTGGAACCCTGCCTTTGATGTGACACCCGCCAAACTGGTTACCGCCTGGATTTTGGATACTGGCGTGTTTGATGCCGCCGCCATTGCCCAGGGCGAGCATTGCCGATAA
- the mtnB gene encoding methylthioribulose 1-phosphate dehydratase encodes MMTLQTELLAAISWAAQQGWTPATGGNFSARTEAGYWVTASGRDKTRIQANDLLLCDLDGRVLSGDGKPSAESDLHAALYRLDASINCVLHTHTLASTVLSRRFPNGIELSGFEMQKALQGNVTHDASVLLPVVPNPQDMDELADHVRLGWPMPWGFLVAGHGIYAVGDSIASCRRHLEAIEFLLSCVLEESRWSK; translated from the coding sequence ATGATGACGCTACAAACTGAACTGCTGGCCGCCATTTCATGGGCGGCGCAGCAAGGCTGGACGCCAGCCACTGGCGGTAACTTTTCCGCCCGTACCGAGGCGGGGTATTGGGTCACCGCCTCTGGGCGCGATAAAACCCGCATTCAGGCCAATGACCTACTACTATGCGATCTGGATGGCCGAGTACTATCAGGCGACGGTAAACCGAGTGCGGAAAGTGATCTTCACGCTGCGCTCTATCGCTTAGACGCATCGATTAACTGCGTGCTACATACCCATACCCTAGCCAGCACTGTGCTGTCGCGGCGCTTTCCAAACGGTATTGAGCTAAGTGGCTTCGAGATGCAAAAAGCCCTGCAGGGCAACGTGACTCATGATGCCTCGGTTCTTTTACCGGTGGTACCAAATCCCCAAGATATGGACGAGCTAGCGGATCATGTACGCCTCGGCTGGCCGATGCCCTGGGGCTTTTTGGTGGCGGGGCACGGTATTTATGCCGTGGGCGATAGCATCGCTAGTTGCCGTCGGCACTTGGAAGCCATTGAATTTTTACTGTCCTGTGTACTTGAAGAGAGCCGGTGGTCTAAATGA
- the mtnC gene encoding acireductone synthase — protein MSNPAVRAVVTDIEGTTTDINFVHKVLFPYAQAKLPDFLRANADSPEVAEQISAVRREMGDADATLEAVIAQLLHWIETDQKVTPLKALQGMVWADGYQRGDFKGHLYSDVAPALRQWQQAGKALYVYSSGSVQAQKLLFGYSDEGDLTPLFSGYFDTHIGHKREATAYQRIIAELDLSPEAVLFLSDVVEELDAAKQAGMQTLQLVREGTQAGNTHACVSRFDEIEL, from the coding sequence ATGAGTAACCCAGCTGTTCGCGCCGTTGTCACCGATATCGAAGGCACCACCACGGATATTAACTTCGTGCATAAGGTGCTGTTTCCCTACGCTCAAGCCAAGCTACCCGATTTTTTGCGGGCAAATGCTGACTCTCCAGAGGTTGCCGAGCAAATTAGCGCCGTGCGCCGCGAAATGGGCGACGCTGATGCCACGCTGGAAGCAGTCATTGCGCAGTTGCTACATTGGATCGAGACTGACCAAAAAGTCACGCCGCTGAAAGCACTGCAAGGTATGGTGTGGGCCGATGGCTACCAGCGCGGCGATTTTAAAGGGCATTTGTATAGCGATGTAGCCCCAGCGCTGCGCCAGTGGCAGCAGGCAGGCAAAGCGCTGTACGTGTATTCGTCAGGTTCCGTGCAGGCGCAGAAGCTGCTGTTTGGCTACAGCGATGAAGGCGACTTAACACCCCTGTTTAGCGGCTACTTCGACACCCATATTGGCCATAAACGCGAAGCCACAGCCTATCAGCGAATTATCGCTGAGCTTGACCTATCGCCGGAAGCGGTGCTGTTCTTGTCGGACGTGGTCGAAGAGCTGGACGCCGCCAAGCAGGCGGGCATGCAAACCCTACAGTTAGTTCGCGAAGGCACCCAGGCGGGTAACACCCACGCGTGCGTTTCCCGCTTTGATGAAATTGAGCTTTAG
- a CDS encoding cupin, with translation MSQLKVFADQNPNDALLDITDGEQITAELNKVGVLFERWATPGEIADDATQDDILALYQDDIDRVKTIGGYQTVDVLHMVPTHPDKDAMRQKFLNEHRHHEDEVRFFVKGQGLFCLHIEDKVYQVLCTRNDLISVPANTPHWFDMGPAPEFTALRFFDNVEGWVPHWTESDIAGKFDRLDQL, from the coding sequence ATGTCGCAACTGAAAGTATTTGCTGATCAGAATCCTAATGACGCCCTGCTAGACATCACTGACGGCGAGCAGATAACTGCTGAGCTGAACAAGGTGGGTGTGCTGTTCGAGCGCTGGGCAACGCCGGGTGAGATTGCCGACGACGCCACCCAGGACGATATTTTGGCGCTTTATCAAGACGACATCGACCGGGTAAAAACCATCGGCGGCTATCAAACCGTTGATGTGCTGCACATGGTGCCCACGCACCCAGACAAAGACGCCATGCGCCAAAAGTTCTTAAACGAGCACCGCCATCACGAAGACGAAGTGCGCTTCTTCGTCAAAGGCCAGGGGCTTTTCTGCCTGCATATTGAAGACAAGGTGTATCAGGTACTGTGTACCCGCAATGACCTGATCAGCGTACCTGCTAACACGCCCCATTGGTTCGATATGGGCCCAGCGCCAGAATTCACTGCGCTGCGCTTCTTCGATAACGTGGAAGGCTGGGTGCCCCACTGGACAGAGAGCGATATCGCCGGGAAGTTTGATCGTTTGGATCAGCTTTGA